From one Sardina pilchardus chromosome 6, fSarPil1.1, whole genome shotgun sequence genomic stretch:
- the irx1a gene encoding iroquois-class homeodomain protein IRX-1a, producing the protein MSFPQLGYPQYLSASQAVYGGDRPGVLTPSSRGGSAEIGSSPSAAAAAVSSVLGMYANPYSAQHYSAFLPYTSADLALFSQMGSQYDLKDSPGVHPASFAAHTSPAFYPYGQFQYGDPARPKNATRESTSTLKAWLNEHRKNPYPTKGEKIMLAIITKMTLTQVSTWFANARRRLKKENKVTWGARSKEDEDGNIFGSDNEGDADKHEDEEEIDLESIDIDKIDDNDGDQSNEDEEEKAEARERVDLENLEKRRVLALQAHEVFEKSKNSLSVGKDSSDSNNNTRVLSPGEPGSFPLPVNNKPKIWSLAETATSPDSSQKPTSPSGPTGPTAAQLQHPAFLSSHGLYTCQIGKFHNWTNGAFLGQNSLLNVRSFLGVNQHHHNHHSHQFHTQQPSAVLLSSVASLSRESSPEDLSPKHSDRENVGTESPTQPLKSSFRPIHESPRNQQEATQRVLTALSSA; encoded by the exons ATGTCTTTCCCCCAGCTGGGCTACCCACAGTATTTAAGTGCCTCCCAAGCGGTGTATGGCGGGGACAGGCCGGGAGTTTTGACTCCCTCCAGCCGCGGAGGCAGCGCTGAGATCGGGTCCAGCCCttcggcggctgctgctgcggtcAGCTCGGTGCTGGGCATGTATGCCAACCCGTACTCAGCCCAGCATTATAGCGCTTTCCTTCCCTACACTAGCGCCGACCTGGCGCTCTTTTCGCAAATG GGCTCTCAGTATGACCTAAAAGACAGTCCAGGCGTACATCCAGCCAGCTTCGCTGCACACACATCTCCGGCCTTCTACCCATACGGCCAGTTTCAGTACGGTGACCCAGCCCGGCCTAAGAATGCCACCCGGGAGAGCACCAGCACGCTGAAGGCCTGGCTAAATGAGCACCGGAAGAACCCGTACCCCACCAAAGGCGAGAAAATCATGCTGGCCATCATCACCAAGATGACCCTCACGCAGGTGTCCACCTGGTTCGCCAACGCCAGGAGGAGGCTGAAGAAGGAGAACAAGGTGACGTGGGGGGCAAGGAGTAAAGAGGACGAAGATGGAAACATTTTTGGCAGTGACAACGAGGGTGACGCCGACAAgcacgaggacgaggaggagattGATCTGGAAAGCATAGATATCGATAAGATTGACGATAACGACGGAGATCAAAGCAACGAGGACGAAGAGGAGAAGGCAGAGGCCCGCGAGCGAGTGGACTTGGAGAACCTGGAGAAAAGGCGGGTTCTTGCACTACAAGCACACGAGGTTTTCGAAAAATCTAAAAACTCTCTTTCTGTGGGAAAAGACTCATctgacagcaacaacaacacgagGGTACTGTCTCCGGGTGAACCGGGCAGTTTTCCGCTTCCGGTGAACAATAAGCCAAAAATATGGTCCTTAGCAGAGACTGCCACTAGCCCTGACAGCTCTCAGAAACCCACGTCACCCTCTGGCCCTACCGGTCCCACAGCGGCCCAGCTCCAGCACCCGGCCTTCCTGTCGAGCCACGGACTTTACACATGCCAGATTGGGAAATTTCACAACTGGACAAATGGCGCTTTCCTGGGCCAGAACTCCCTGCTCAATGTCAGGTCTTTCCTGGGAGTAAATCAGCATCACCATAATCACCACAGCCACCAGTTCCACACGCAGCAGCCTTCCGCAGTGCTCTTGTCATCGGTAGCGTCGCTAAGCCGCGAAAGCAGTCCAGAGGATCTCAGTCCCAAACACTCAG ATCGGGAAAATGTAGGAACTGAATCGCCAACACAACCCTTGAAGTCATCATTCCGACCAATCCATGAAAG CCCCAGAAATCAACAAGAGGCGACGCAACGAGTTCTGACAGCCCTGTCTTCCGCCTGA